AGTCAATCTCGACCCCAAGTCGCCGGTGGTTCCCGGCGACCAGTTGGTAAACGGCGTCAAGCTAAGCCAACTTCCGCTTGCCTCGTTGGCTTGCCCCACAGACCACAAAACGGGCGTGCAAAGCGGCGAGGGTTTACAAGATCTCCTCACGCTTCCCGGCGCAGGCCAGTTGGTGGCCGTCACGTCGTATGCGGGATCGCTTGGCGCTCAGATCATGGGAACGTTCGGCAACTGCAATCTGCACACGAGCAACCTCGTGCCCGATGGCGGCGCCCTCTACGACCTCGACGATGACGGCGAAGATTGGTTTAACACCACCTCGAACATGGTTCCCGCATGCAACGGCTCCGGGAAAGGAAACACTCGCGCTGACTGCTCCGAACCCGCTCACATTTCGGGCCCCTTCGGCCGCGGCAACTGGGCCGCGAAGTTGCGCGAGATTGAGGACGGCACGTCGAACACGATCGCCATGGGCGAAATCATCCCATCCTGGTCGGGCTATCAGTGGGTCAACGGTTGGACTCGTTCCGAGGGACTCTGGTTTGCGACGACGGCGCCGTTGAATCTCAGCACCGATCCCGAGGTCTATAAAGCCGCTTCAGGCGGCGGACGCGGCGGGGGCGGAGGCAGCGCGGTTCCTCAGTGCCGCGATTGGGAGAAAGACTTCAACGCCGCGATGGGCTTCAAATCTCGCCATCCCGGCGGCGTAAACTTCGTCTACTGTGACGGTTCCGCTCACTACCTTAGCGAAGACGTCGACTACGCAACATACCAACGCCTCGGCGCTCGCTCGGACGGCGAAGCCGCCTCGCTTACCAATTAGTCTCCATACCGCGGCTCGCTTCAGCGTGTTCTCATCGACATGGCATTCGCTCTAAATCACATTCGCCTGTTCGCCTGTGCCGGCGTTGTACTTTTCGTCGCCGGCTGCGGCCCGAGAAGCACGGCTCCGGCGACGGTTCCGGTCACCGGCAAAGTCACGCTGGAAGGCGAGCCCGTTGCTTCGGCGATCGTCTCGCTCGCACCAACGAGCGACTCCGCAGGCAGCGTACCCGCGCAAGCAACGACGAACGAATCGGGCGAATTCGAAGTCTCAACGATTTTCGATCAAGGACGCACGACGCAAGCAGGCATGACGCCGGGAACGTACGCGCTCACAGT
This sequence is a window from Lacipirellula parvula. Protein-coding genes within it:
- a CDS encoding DUF1559 domain-containing protein, producing the protein MKRRGFTLVELLVVIAIIGVLVALLLPAVQAAREAARRSQCTNNLKQLGLALLNHESAKGRFPQNEQVVTKYSNGREEKRDLASHLVMMAPYIEAANLTNSVNLDPKSPVVPGDQLVNGVKLSQLPLASLACPTDHKTGVQSGEGLQDLLTLPGAGQLVAVTSYAGSLGAQIMGTFGNCNLHTSNLVPDGGALYDLDDDGEDWFNTTSNMVPACNGSGKGNTRADCSEPAHISGPFGRGNWAAKLREIEDGTSNTIAMGEIIPSWSGYQWVNGWTRSEGLWFATTAPLNLSTDPEVYKAASGGGRGGGGGSAVPQCRDWEKDFNAAMGFKSRHPGGVNFVYCDGSAHYLSEDVDYATYQRLGARSDGEAASLTN
- a CDS encoding carboxypeptidase-like regulatory domain-containing protein, with protein sequence MAFALNHIRLFACAGVVLFVAGCGPRSTAPATVPVTGKVTLEGEPVASAIVSLAPTSDSAGSVPAQATTNESGEFEVSTIFDQGRTTQAGMTPGTYALTVTKLEQLPAQAHITRAPKNLLPKKYESTDSSELKATINADGDNFLALDLKN